A stretch of the uncultured Cohaesibacter sp. genome encodes the following:
- a CDS encoding GDYXXLXY domain-containing protein: MRNIAIPLVLLPILFFFNAAIFQKEDLRANGEMILIELAPVDPRSLMQGDYMRLRFKLVEEANKALQTLSQQDKETRQDTPREKVKALVVRIEDNQHASFARLHRGESLADGEKLLSVQHRLRAKPETIKLTPTSFFFQEGHASLYQRARFGLMRVAKDGEHLLVGLADADGNRFNP, encoded by the coding sequence ATGCGTAACATTGCCATTCCGCTGGTTCTGCTGCCGATCCTCTTCTTCTTCAATGCGGCGATTTTTCAAAAGGAAGATCTGCGCGCCAACGGCGAAATGATCCTGATTGAGCTTGCCCCGGTCGACCCGCGCTCGCTCATGCAGGGGGACTATATGCGCCTTCGTTTCAAGCTGGTCGAGGAAGCCAACAAAGCCTTACAAACCCTCTCCCAACAGGATAAAGAGACCAGACAAGACACCCCAAGAGAGAAGGTGAAGGCCCTTGTCGTGCGCATAGAGGATAACCAGCATGCAAGCTTTGCCCGATTGCACCGAGGCGAAAGTCTGGCAGACGGAGAAAAGCTCCTCTCTGTCCAGCATCGCCTCCGCGCCAAGCCCGAAACCATCAAATTGACGCCCACCTCCTTCTTCTTTCAGGAAGGTCATGCTTCCCTCTATCAAAGGGCCCGCTTTGGGCTAATGCGGGTCGCAAAAGACGGGGAGCATCTGCTAGTGGGACTGGCGGATGCAGATGGAAACCGGTTCAACCCCTGA
- a CDS encoding DUF4401 domain-containing protein, giving the protein MSDLFQWTSKGSDAIKWLTYIDTIRPDLSAEKKHAIYTGLVRLHGQEREEAPLYLRALTGIGAIIAGFLIAYLLYLLGLFNSQPISLSMNGVGLMIAAMLLYRLGITKTGLVQDFSLQLALTLLQAGKVALVAGLVQYFEPLLDIGWIWPIVAALGFVGILSFLLFPSSLERFLAAIAFLVALWVAMVSDGPDTSGVLTFSSLILLHLLLLAAFLRWSAWRRHLTSLYDALLVSLCIGVGIVATFVDWAAVVLPNGQSPDVGLHFDAFFYTSPTQILLTMALIALILWAGRNQWTRSRAISFDHPLLIAIIGVLILGGLSDPGILLALGLLVLGYATHRPAHSILGFLFALGFGIRFYYALNLSLLEKSAILVASGLLLLAAAGYIHWRGWNKKPESRPDLRQISQGHEGGASDA; this is encoded by the coding sequence ATGTCTGACCTGTTTCAATGGACAAGCAAAGGCAGCGACGCCATCAAATGGCTGACCTATATCGATACGATACGTCCCGACCTGTCTGCTGAGAAAAAGCACGCGATCTATACCGGTCTTGTCCGGCTTCATGGTCAAGAGCGCGAAGAAGCCCCGCTTTATTTGCGCGCTTTGACAGGCATCGGGGCCATCATTGCCGGATTTCTGATAGCCTATCTGCTCTATCTCTTAGGCCTCTTCAATAGCCAGCCAATCAGCCTCAGCATGAATGGGGTTGGGCTGATGATCGCTGCCATGCTGCTCTATCGTCTGGGCATCACCAAGACAGGTCTCGTTCAGGATTTCTCCCTGCAATTGGCCCTGACTTTGTTGCAGGCAGGCAAGGTGGCCCTGGTTGCCGGGTTGGTGCAATATTTCGAGCCCTTGCTCGATATTGGCTGGATATGGCCGATTGTTGCGGCACTCGGCTTTGTCGGGATTCTCAGTTTCCTGCTCTTCCCATCCTCCCTTGAACGGTTTCTGGCGGCGATTGCTTTTCTCGTTGCCCTCTGGGTGGCGATGGTCAGCGATGGTCCGGACACATCCGGTGTGTTGACCTTTTCAAGCCTTATCCTGCTGCATCTGCTGCTACTTGCCGCCTTCCTACGGTGGAGCGCTTGGCGTCGGCATTTGACGTCGCTTTATGATGCCTTGCTGGTCTCTCTTTGCATCGGGGTGGGCATTGTCGCCACCTTCGTTGATTGGGCAGCTGTCGTCTTGCCAAATGGTCAGAGCCCGGACGTGGGACTGCATTTTGATGCCTTTTTTTATACCTCACCAACCCAGATCCTGCTGACCATGGCGCTCATTGCCCTCATCCTTTGGGCTGGTCGCAATCAATGGACGCGGTCGCGCGCCATTTCGTTTGATCATCCGCTTTTGATTGCCATTATCGGCGTGCTGATCCTTGGTGGCTTGTCCGACCCCGGTATTCTGCTGGCACTGGGGCTTCTGGTACTTGGTTATGCCACACATCGCCCGGCGCATTCGATATTGGGCTTTCTTTTCGCCCTTGGTTTCGGCATCCGCTTCTATTATGCGCTCAATCTGTCGCTGCTGGAAAAGTCCGCCATCCTTGTTGCCTCCGGCCTGTTGTTGTTGGCGGCCGCTGGCTATATTCACTGGCGCGGCTGGAACAAAAAGCCCGAAAGCCGTCCCGATCTTCGCCAGATATCACAAGGACATGAGGGAGGAGCGTCAGATGCGTAA
- a CDS encoding DUF2157 domain-containing protein translates to MPKRQRHSEAQEAGAVDLSRIVIDRSMLDALAAQGDIDAELRRASLEWLHPPHMWAQWVIRLLLAFGTGLVLTGIVFFFAFNWASLPDLAKLGLIQAALIATTLGAWWFGRDTIVGQLLLIASSVLVGVFMASFGQIYQSGADAWTLFAVWAAAITPWTVLSRSPFHWLLWVALVNLALSLWWDQTLDAGAHKTDKLSMVMATFNLLLLAGREALILGKPSHWLAPLWTRWLLLAVILATCFPFLYQGYSSPFESTLLLMAAIVASVVITALFLGYRLMAKDIPSLAMILLLASLLVVLLCANLLDALDFSNLSITFFTALVAIGVFALSAGYLRDLLSKDHVREEEANV, encoded by the coding sequence ATGCCCAAGAGACAAAGGCACAGTGAGGCGCAAGAGGCGGGGGCCGTTGATCTCTCACGCATTGTGATCGACAGATCCATGCTCGATGCGTTGGCCGCTCAAGGCGACATCGATGCCGAGCTTCGACGTGCGAGCCTTGAATGGCTGCACCCGCCCCATATGTGGGCGCAATGGGTCATTCGCCTGTTGCTGGCTTTTGGCACCGGACTGGTCCTGACCGGGATCGTCTTTTTCTTTGCCTTCAACTGGGCGAGCCTGCCTGACCTTGCAAAGCTTGGCCTCATTCAGGCAGCTCTGATTGCCACCACGCTGGGAGCATGGTGGTTCGGGCGCGACACGATCGTTGGTCAGTTGCTGCTGATCGCTTCGTCCGTGCTTGTCGGGGTGTTTATGGCGTCTTTTGGTCAAATCTATCAAAGTGGCGCCGATGCCTGGACCCTTTTTGCCGTCTGGGCTGCTGCGATCACACCCTGGACTGTCCTCAGTCGGTCTCCTTTTCATTGGTTGCTTTGGGTGGCCCTGGTCAATCTCGCTCTGTCCTTATGGTGGGATCAGACCCTTGATGCCGGGGCACACAAAACAGACAAGTTGAGCATGGTGATGGCCACCTTCAATCTGTTGCTGCTGGCAGGTAGGGAAGCGCTGATCTTGGGCAAACCATCCCACTGGCTCGCTCCGCTCTGGACCCGCTGGCTGCTGTTGGCGGTTATTTTGGCAACATGCTTCCCGTTTCTCTATCAAGGCTATTCCTCGCCGTTTGAAAGCACGTTGTTGCTGATGGCGGCGATTGTCGCCTCTGTCGTGATCACGGCCCTGTTTCTTGGCTATCGCCTGATGGCTAAGGATATCCCTTCGCTTGCCATGATTTTGCTGCTTGCCTCTCTGCTCGTTGTGCTGCTCTGCGCCAACCTGCTAGACGCGCTTGATTTCTCGAACCTAAGTATCACCTTCTTCACTGCCCTTGTCGCAATCGGGGTGTTTGCCTTATCGGCGGGCTATTTGCGCGACCTGTTGTCCAAGGACCATGTTCGGGAGGAAGAGGCCAATGTCTGA
- a CDS encoding multidrug effflux MFS transporter, which yields MQKNATNSVDDSSGRQKNAAPQGVEPNLAFGEFIILMALLMSLVALSIDGILPALKILGPEFGETAPQQLQKVITFLFAGLAVGQMVYGPVSDQIGRKNSIYIGLSLFFLGSVISWASTSFDQMLLGRFLQGLGAAGPRIVLIALVRDLYSGRTMARVMSFVMGVFIFVPVIAPIMGQTVAQLAGWRSIFFSFLILATVSGFWLMLRQKETLLPANRRKLSPSVIWQGVKIVLTTPSCVGYMIATGIVMGPFLLYLSTSQDLFQNTYQLGDLFPYYFAALALSIGVASFSNSKLVMRFGMRFLARTALSVMVGLTALALFVSAPDGFVPPLWLFMVLFSPLFFCMGLLFGNMNALAMEEVGHVAGMGSAVIGSVSTVIAMLLASVLGHFYDGTIITLAASFMVCGALNLVIIWFTERLRSADAA from the coding sequence ATGCAGAAGAATGCCACAAATTCAGTGGATGACTCGTCTGGGCGTCAAAAAAATGCCGCTCCGCAAGGTGTCGAGCCGAACTTGGCCTTTGGAGAATTCATTATTTTAATGGCGCTGCTCATGTCTCTGGTGGCGCTCAGCATCGATGGAATTTTGCCCGCGCTCAAAATTCTCGGGCCCGAATTTGGTGAAACCGCACCCCAGCAGTTGCAGAAAGTCATCACATTCCTGTTTGCCGGTCTAGCCGTCGGCCAGATGGTCTATGGTCCTGTTTCTGACCAGATCGGACGAAAGAACAGCATTTATATTGGACTGTCCCTGTTCTTTCTTGGCAGTGTCATCAGTTGGGCGTCGACCAGCTTTGACCAAATGCTGCTTGGCCGCTTCTTGCAGGGTCTTGGCGCTGCGGGGCCGCGCATTGTGTTGATTGCCCTTGTCCGGGATCTTTATTCCGGCCGCACCATGGCCCGGGTGATGTCCTTCGTCATGGGTGTTTTCATTTTCGTCCCGGTTATTGCGCCGATCATGGGGCAGACTGTGGCCCAATTGGCCGGTTGGCGCTCGATTTTCTTTTCCTTCCTGATTTTGGCAACAGTCAGCGGTTTTTGGTTGATGCTCCGCCAGAAAGAAACCCTCCTTCCGGCCAATCGCCGCAAGCTGAGTCCGTCCGTTATCTGGCAAGGGGTCAAGATTGTGCTGACGACGCCAAGCTGCGTTGGCTATATGATCGCCACCGGCATCGTCATGGGCCCTTTCCTGCTTTATCTCAGCACTTCGCAGGATCTGTTCCAGAATACCTATCAACTGGGTGATCTGTTTCCCTATTACTTCGCCGCACTGGCACTTTCGATTGGCGTTGCCTCCTTTTCCAACTCCAAGCTGGTGATGCGGTTCGGCATGCGCTTTCTTGCCCGAACTGCCTTGTCGGTGATGGTGGGCCTGACCGCCTTGGCACTCTTTGTTTCCGCACCTGACGGGTTTGTGCCGCCTCTGTGGTTGTTTATGGTGCTGTTCAGCCCGCTCTTTTTCTGCATGGGGTTGCTGTTTGGCAATATGAATGCACTGGCAATGGAAGAGGTTGGCCATGTCGCCGGAATGGGATCGGCTGTCATTGGCTCCGTTTCAACCGTGATTGCCATGCTGCTGGCGTCGGTTTTGGGCCATTTTTATGACGGAACGATCATCACCTTGGCGGCCAGCTTCATGGTCTGTGGGGCGTTGAATTTGGTGATTATCTGGTTCACCGAACGCTTGCGAAGCGCAGATGCAGCCTAG